A stretch of DNA from bacterium:
ATGGAAGAAGAGGGAAACAGCATATGGCCATCCGGGCAGCTGCGAAAGGTCAGATAAAAATCGCCTTTGAAGCGGACCAGATCGGTGAAAGCATTATGCTCGCCGTTATGGAAAACCCGCTGCACGGAAACGATGTTCAGGTCACCGAGATCCTGGGCGCGACAGCCGGAGAATAGGAAAAAGGCTGCAACCAGAATCCGCATTGATGTTATCAGAGCCCTCATTCGCGACTTTCAAGGTCCTATTGCACCAGTACCATCTTCCGGCTCAGGGTGGCTTGACCGGTGCGCAATTGATAGAGGTACAGGCCGGCAGGCGCCGGACGACCCTGTTGATCCATGCCGTTCCACACCACCCGGTGCAGACCCGCTGCCTGTTTCTGATCGACCAGTTTAGCGATCTCCTCTCCGAACAGGTTGAAAACCGTCACCGACACCTCTTGCGCCTGCTCCAGCTCATAGACGATGGTGGTGGAGGGGTTGAACGGATTGGGATAGTTCTGCTCAAGGTTGAATCGGCTGGGCGCCTGCCGCTTCTTTTTTTCCACCGCAGTGGAAGCCAGTTCCACAATTTTATGATACTGATTGATCTCCAGGTTCGTAAACGTCTCAACATCCCCCCGCGGCCAGCGGATCACCAGCGAATCGATCGCCGCCGCTTTGCCAATGCCGAAATGCACGTAGGGGTTGTCCTGCATTTTCCAGCACTGGGCGGCTTTGGTGTAGCGGATCTGCTTTTTACCTCCGGCGTAGAGTGTGACCAGGCTGCCCAGAGCGTCCTTGTTGGACTTGGAGCCCCAGAGATCAAAGCCGATCCAGTTATTGGGGGGCGTCAATCCGGTGTTGTGATACACCAACGTCCCATAGTCCAGTGAAGGGGAAAGAATATCCAACAGGCCATCCATGTCATAATCCAGAATGGCCGCGCCTTTGCGGTCGCCGATGAGATCGGCGAACCCGGCGAACTGGGCGATCGAGATAAAGCTGCGCACGCCGCCTTCTTCCTCGTTCAGCAGCATGGCCTCGATGTCCTCATGGTCGTTGATCGACATAAAACAATCCTGGTCGCCGTCGTTGTCGAAATCGCCGACGTTGAGCGAGGCCTGCCCGTTGTCGGTGAACAAATCCAGCATGGTTTCCTGGGTGGCGTTGACGAACGTGCCGTTGTCGTTTCTCCACACTTCATCGCGGTCTTCATAGCCGCAGAGAAAAAAATCAAAATCGCCGTCCAGATCATAGTCAAACCAATCGAAGAAGCGGATGCGATGGAAGGGCAGAAAGCCGACGGCTGCGGATACTTCGGTCAGATGACCGCCGTCGTTGCGGAACAGTTTCCATCCGGCTGATAGATCCGGATCGCCGTCCAGGTCCCAATCGATCCACTGCATGCGGGTGGTGTTGAAGCCGCGGTCACCGTCTGAGCCCATCTCGTTAGCCCCGGTCAGCCCCACCTGCGCGGCGATGTCGACGAATTTATCCCCGTCGTTGCGGTAAAAGAGAAAGTTGGGATTATTGGTCTGTGCCACCAGGCAATCGAGGTCGCCGTCGTTATCCCAATCGATCCAGGCGCTCTGTTCATACCCGTACGTGGTGACAAAGCCGGGCACTTTGTTGATCAAGCCAAGTTGCTGGGTGATGTTGACGAAAACGTTGTTGTCGTTGCGGAACATGTGATGAGAATAATCAAAGCCGATCATCAAATCACGGTCGCCGTCGTTGTCGAAATCCACCAGGACCGGCGTACGGGTGGCGTTTCCTTCCCATTCTGCTGCGCGCAGCTCCGGCGAATTGCCATAGATGTCGGTGAAAACGCCGTTATAGTTCATATAGATCTCGCTGTCCAGCCGGCCGCGCCATTTGTTGTTGAACAGATCGGGCCAACCGTTGCGGTCGATATCCGCAGCGCTGCAGCCCCATCGATCCACCAGCACCTTTGGCAAGCCGATCGTTGCTGATTCGGTTTTGATAAAAAGCGGTACGTCCTGCGCCAAGTTCACGCCGACCAAACTGATGATATAGAGAACGATAAATAGCAATTGTTTCATGATGACCTCCTTGGCATGCACCGCTTTCTCGTAGCCTCCTGTGCGGAGTGTGTTGGCACTGTAGGGGGGCGGTTTGCCGCCCCAATCACCTTATTTCAATAAAACCATCTTTTTCTGCTCAATAAATTCATCCGCGGTTAAACGAAAAAGATAAACTCCTGCAGAAAGGGTACTGGCATTAAAATGCACTTGATACGTTCCGGCGGTTTGCACTGAATCGACCAGCCTTGCTACTCTTTGTCCTAAAACGGAAATCACATCGAGCTGAACTGCAGCGGATTTCGGCAATGCGTATGAAATCTCTGTGCTTGGATTGAACGGATTAGGATAATTCTGTCGTAAAATATAGCCCGAGACTATATCGTTTTTATTTTGGACCGAGGTGACATCCTGACTTTCAATAATCTGAAGATTAGCTGTCGGGTTGCCGGTACCAGCGATGACGAGTTCGCCCTTGCCGTCACCGTCCAGATCGCCTGCCGGATAGACATGTCCATAAAGCATGCTATGTCCGGTATAAATCTTGTAGCCGATCCAGCTGCTGGTTTCGTCTACAGGTCCCCCCTGATATTCCAGATCAAGCACGCCCTTGGCGGTGAAATCGTTATAATAGATATCCGGTTTGCCATCCTGATCCAAATCCCCTAAAAATCCGCTGCGGACAAATCCACCCATCTGCACATCCGGCATGGTCAGTAGATATTTCCACGCCGTCGGGCCAAAATCTTCGAAATTGTTCGAAGCGGCTTTAGTGATGACAAAAACTTTGCCATGGGTATCGGTGAGGACGAACTCCTTGTTGCCATCACCATCAAAATCGTGAAATACCGGATTGGCAAACGCATCGTCAAAAGTTGGGATAAGAACCAAATTTTCCGGCAAGGTGGTGAATTTGACATGATAGGTATCCGCGCCGTTGCTCTCATACAAGCGCGTAGTCGGTGCATCTTGGAAATTGCTGGTGAATATTTCCATGTTGCCATCGCCATCGAAATCGCCGATTTCCAAACCGCCCATGCGCCACGGATCAAAGGGATCCATATATTCATCTTTCCAATTCGGATTGATCAAATCCTTATTGGGCAAAGAAGCGATGGCGCAATACATACCCGTTCTGCCATAATAGCCCATGAATAATTCAACTTCAGGGTCCGCGTCCAGATTGGTGACTCGGAGCTGCCGAATGCGGGCTTTGCTGGCGCTATCCATGATCGGAAAAAACTCTTGCGTTTTCTGCATCGGCAGGCCGCCGCCCGATTCAAAAGTTGCGCCATCCCATTCATAGATGAAAATCCGGTCCTCAGCGCAAACAAGCAATTCCTGTCTGTTGTCTTCATCAAGATCCGCCAAGGCGATGCCATGACCTTCATCATCGACCTCCCTGGCATATTTCTGTTCCCAAACCTTTTTAAAATTGTTGTCGCCGACCGCTTCAAAGCAAAGGATCGCATCCCAGGCCGTGAAACCAAGCACTTTGTCAAATACGAAGAATTCTTTTTTTCCGTCCTGATCGATGTCGGTTCCTGCGAAAGCGACGAGTCCTTTTCCCTGATCTCCCTTATAGATGGTCAAGTCCGCAGACCAGCTCTTGTCGAAATGATTGCCGTTGTCCGTTGCTGCCAAGCCATGACAAAGGATCGTCAAGACGAAGGCCATTGGCAGCCAAATCCAAGAGTAGGATTTCATGATTTCCTTCCTCCAAGAAAAGGACAAAATTTGAGACATCCTTCGTCCCTGTAGCGGGTTGCCGCCCCATGGGCGAGACTTTGCGAGCCATCGGACTTGCGCACCGTCTACCTAGCGGATGATGGCGAACTTGCCGGTTTTTTGCCCCACCCCCGGGGCCTCGACATGATAAAAGTAGGTCCCCCACGCCACATCCATGCCGTCTTTGGTGATCAAATTCCAGGATTCCACGCCGTCATCATGTGCAGCCCGGTGCTCCAGGGTTCGCACCAGTTTGCCGTTGATGGTGAAAATGCGAATCGTGCACTCCGTCGGCAGATGGATGAAATCGATGCGCCGTTCGCCTCGGCCCATGACGTTGAAAATCGGCGGTTCCACCGTGTTGACCGCCACATAGGGATCCGGCACCACGCAGATTTTTTCCATCATGTCCTGTTTGGCGCGTTCGGCGGTGTACCCCCATCCGGCGGTGGTGAATTCGAACACATCGTCTGAGTTGAAAGGCTTTTTGGTGGTAAAATAAAACACATCGCCCTGCTTGGGCAGAATCGTATCCGCTAAAGCGGGCAGCAGGAATTTGATCTTCCACGATGTGTTGTACCTGCGGCCCACGCGATTGGTGATGATGGTGATGTAATCCTCCGGCGTGATGGAACTATCGGCGACGCCGAATTCAGTGAAAACGAATTCCTCCTGCTTGTTCTTGGTGGTATTCCACACCTGGAAATTGACCGGAACCGCAAACCGCGGCACCGGGGAATAGGTGGTGTCTGCACGCGGACCGAGAATGCGTATTTCAAAATCATTAGGCAGCGCCAGAAAACTGGCACCGGGATCTTTAGAGACGTCGCCCACCAGTGTACTGCTGCCCCGTTTCCAACCCATCTGATTAGGCGCAGCGACGCTGTCGTTCTCGATCATGAGGATAAACCCATCCATGATCCGCTGATCCATCTCGCTGGGATCAAACTCAGCCGCACCTCTGTACAGCAGACGATGGGGAGAGGCGGTGATATCCGTGACCGCAAAACTCTTGGTCAGTCGTTCATCCGTGGTATCGGTGAACGTGACCGCGTAACGATGATCATGGCGTACGGAATCCGGCATCAGGATGGTGACGTTCACCTTGCCGGCGCCGATGCCCGAAACATGTTCCACGTTTCCCTTCACGGTCGGATAGCTGTATCCCGACGCCGGAGCGCGCGGCACAACGATCGCCGTGTTGCGTCCGTGACTGGTCACATTGCCGGCCATATCCGTTTGAATCACCTTGCTGCATTCGCTGGGCCAGGTCGGCAGTAAATTGGGGATGTGATGGATTCCCTTGTCGTAAAAATA
This window harbors:
- a CDS encoding T9SS type A sorting domain-containing protein encodes the protein MKQLLFIVLYIISLVGVNLAQDVPLFIKTESATIGLPKVLVDRWGCSAADIDRNGWPDLFNNKWRGRLDSEIYMNYNGVFTDIYGNSPELRAAEWEGNATRTPVLVDFDNDGDRDLMIGFDYSHHMFRNDNNVFVNITQQLGLINKVPGFVTTYGYEQSAWIDWDNDGDLDCLVAQTNNPNFLFYRNDGDKFVDIAAQVGLTGANEMGSDGDRGFNTTRMQWIDWDLDGDPDLSAGWKLFRNDGGHLTEVSAAVGFLPFHRIRFFDWFDYDLDGDFDFFLCGYEDRDEVWRNDNGTFVNATQETMLDLFTDNGQASLNVGDFDNDGDQDCFMSINDHEDIEAMLLNEEEGGVRSFISIAQFAGFADLIGDRKGAAILDYDMDGLLDILSPSLDYGTLVYHNTGLTPPNNWIGFDLWGSKSNKDALGSLVTLYAGGKKQIRYTKAAQCWKMQDNPYVHFGIGKAAAIDSLVIRWPRGDVETFTNLEINQYHKIVELASTAVEKKKRQAPSRFNLEQNYPNPFNPSTTIVYELEQAQEVSVTVFNLFGEEIAKLVDQKQAAGLHRVVWNGMDQQGRPAPAGLYLYQLRTGQATLSRKMVLVQ
- a CDS encoding T9SS type A sorting domain-containing protein, coding for MKSYSWIWLPMAFVLTILCHGLAATDNGNHFDKSWSADLTIYKGDQGKGLVAFAGTDIDQDGKKEFFVFDKVLGFTAWDAILCFEAVGDNNFKKVWEQKYAREVDDEGHGIALADLDEDNRQELLVCAEDRIFIYEWDGATFESGGGLPMQKTQEFFPIMDSASKARIRQLRVTNLDADPEVELFMGYYGRTGMYCAIASLPNKDLINPNWKDEYMDPFDPWRMGGLEIGDFDGDGNMEIFTSNFQDAPTTRLYESNGADTYHVKFTTLPENLVLIPTFDDAFANPVFHDFDGDGNKEFVLTDTHGKVFVITKAASNNFEDFGPTAWKYLLTMPDVQMGGFVRSGFLGDLDQDGKPDIYYNDFTAKGVLDLEYQGGPVDETSSWIGYKIYTGHSMLYGHVYPAGDLDGDGKGELVIAGTGNPTANLQIIESQDVTSVQNKNDIVSGYILRQNYPNPFNPSTEISYALPKSAAVQLDVISVLGQRVARLVDSVQTAGTYQVHFNASTLSAGVYLFRLTADEFIEQKKMVLLK